A genomic stretch from Primulina huaijiensis isolate GDHJ02 chromosome 14, ASM1229523v2, whole genome shotgun sequence includes:
- the LOC140957999 gene encoding uncharacterized mitochondrial protein AtMg00860-like, translated as MAFLGHVISRDGVEVDPSKVNAVKEWPVSKSVTEIRSFLRLADYYRKFIQGFSSIAVPWTVLTKKNEKFIWGSECQKISDKLKQALISAPILSMPSGQGEYDLYTTLRNLG; from the coding sequence ATGGCGTTCTTAGGACATGTTATTTCTAGAGATGGAGTTGaggttgatccgagtaaagtcaATGCAGTGAAAGAATGGCCCGTATCTAAGAGCGTAaccgagatccgtagtttcttgagACTAGCTGACTATTACCGAAAGTTCATACAAggattctcttctattgcggtaCCTTGGACCgtcttgacaaagaagaatgaaaAGTTTATATGGGGATCCGAATGCCAAAAAATTtctgacaagttgaagcaagctttgATTTCAGCGCCAATATTATcgatgccatcggggcaaggagagtatgaTCTTTATACGACGCTTCGAAACTTGGGTTAG